A genomic window from Arthrobacter sp. FW305-BF8 includes:
- a CDS encoding CoA-binding protein has product MSTTDRTWAGPSAPERLNLLREAKSIAIVGASDKPSRASYFVATYLQSSTRYKVYFVNPVVKEILGQPTYASLADLPESPDIVDVFRKHDDLPGVLDEAVAAGAKTLWLQLGSWHEGVALDAEAAGLSVVMDRCVKIEHARFHGGLHLAGFDTGVISSKRQVLA; this is encoded by the coding sequence ATGAGCACCACTGACAGAACCTGGGCCGGTCCCTCCGCGCCGGAGCGTCTGAACCTGCTGCGGGAGGCGAAGTCGATTGCCATTGTGGGCGCCTCGGACAAGCCGTCCCGGGCGAGCTATTTCGTGGCCACCTATCTGCAATCCTCGACGCGGTACAAGGTGTACTTCGTGAACCCTGTGGTCAAGGAGATCCTCGGCCAGCCCACCTACGCCTCACTCGCGGACCTGCCGGAGAGCCCGGACATCGTGGACGTGTTCCGCAAGCACGATGACCTGCCCGGCGTGCTGGACGAGGCCGTCGCTGCCGGCGCCAAGACCCTGTGGTTGCAGCTCGGATCGTGGCACGAGGGCGTGGCGCTGGATGCCGAGGCCGCGGGACTGAGCGTGGTGATGGACCGCTGCGTCAAGATCGAGCACGCACGTTTCCATGGCGGGCTTCACCTTGCCGGGTTCGATACGGGAGTGATCTCCTCGAAGCGCCAGGTCCTGGCCTAG